A single window of Fervidicoccus fontis Kam940 DNA harbors:
- a CDS encoding DUF4443 domain-containing protein: MNSSGSSEIHDICSLINTIDEISKNECQVPPDLIFFILYLLSINKSIGRSQISTVFGFSEYYVRRALKCLKDKAYILQTGKIKSLEENLLSVLKSIRIREAFLLRGMNAWERIIIIFIAQSCKRRISLKETVMLRDSAIRWGAEGSIILQYCNMETNIPGIEDLSIRNEIEKEIKKELQKLENGLYIIIGMNYKEREMSVVYGILKTACELSLI, translated from the coding sequence ATGAACAGCTCTGGTTCTAGCGAGATACATGATATATGTTCTCTTATTAACACTATAGATGAAATTTCTAAAAATGAATGCCAAGTCCCTCCAGATCTTATTTTTTTCATACTTTACCTGTTATCTATTAACAAGAGCATAGGGAGGTCTCAAATATCAACTGTTTTTGGATTTAGTGAGTATTATGTAAGAAGAGCATTAAAGTGCTTAAAAGACAAAGCATATATATTGCAAACAGGTAAAATTAAATCACTAGAAGAAAACTTATTAAGCGTTCTTAAATCTATACGCATTAGGGAGGCTTTTCTTCTTCGTGGAATGAATGCATGGGAAAGAATTATAATTATTTTTATTGCTCAATCATGCAAAAGAAGAATATCTTTAAAGGAAACAGTTATGTTGAGAGATTCTGCGATCAGATGGGGAGCCGAAGGTTCTATTATATTGCAGTACTGCAATATGGAAACAAATATTCCAGGAATCGAAGACCTTTCTATCAGAAATGAAATAGAAAAAGAAATCAAAAAGGAGTTACAGAAGCTTGAAAATGGGTTATATATAATAATAGGCATGAATTACAAAGAAAGAGAAATGTCCGTAGTTTATGGAATTTTAAAAACAGCGTGTGAGCTCTCTTTGATTTGA
- the coaBC gene encoding bifunctional phosphopantothenoylcysteine decarboxylase/phosphopantothenate--cysteine ligase CoaBC, translating to MEKHPSQKIIGEISKELEGKKIVLGVTSSVSAYKSIDLARTLMKNGAEVTVVMSSEATRFISPLMFEWATGNKVYYEKFGGETGHISLSEEYDAMVIAPATANTITKLSFGIADSAVTLAALSFLGAKKPVMVVPAMHIQLYRAPQVQQAINKLKEYGVSLHEPILERDKAKFPDLNELEWHIESFLLRGNDMNGIKFLVTAGPTREFIDTVRFISNPSSGKMGIAIASEALYRGGKVSFIHGPLSVEKIPSFHSTISVISTDEMLNSVISEMKMFDPDVIIMSAAPSDFKPIQTQTKKISSDKPLTLSLEPTPKILKEIVSRKKESSVVISFAADTVDSDEELIKKATEKIEKYRVDAVVANNVSRKDIGFSSDFNEVIIVKNDGEIEKIPRSEKKIVARKLIDVVGEIIEKKRRR from the coding sequence ATGGAAAAACATCCTTCACAAAAGATTATTGGCGAAATTTCAAAAGAGCTAGAGGGAAAGAAAATCGTTTTAGGAGTAACGTCGAGTGTTTCTGCTTATAAATCAATAGATCTTGCAAGAACCTTGATGAAAAATGGGGCTGAAGTAACTGTAGTTATGAGCAGTGAAGCAACCAGATTTATTTCTCCATTAATGTTTGAATGGGCAACCGGCAACAAAGTATACTATGAGAAATTTGGAGGAGAGACTGGACATATATCTCTTTCAGAAGAGTACGATGCAATGGTCATCGCACCTGCAACGGCCAATACTATAACAAAGCTCTCTTTTGGGATCGCGGATTCAGCTGTAACATTAGCCGCCTTATCATTTTTAGGAGCCAAGAAACCTGTGATGGTTGTTCCAGCTATGCACATACAGTTATATAGAGCGCCTCAGGTCCAACAGGCTATAAACAAGCTTAAGGAGTATGGGGTTAGTTTACACGAGCCAATTTTGGAGAGAGATAAAGCAAAATTTCCCGATTTAAATGAACTCGAGTGGCATATTGAATCTTTCCTTCTTAGAGGAAACGACATGAATGGAATAAAATTTTTGGTCACAGCAGGACCAACAAGAGAGTTTATTGATACAGTAAGATTCATTAGTAATCCAAGCTCTGGGAAGATGGGAATAGCTATAGCCAGTGAGGCATTATACAGAGGAGGCAAGGTGTCTTTTATACACGGTCCTCTTTCTGTAGAAAAGATCCCCTCTTTCCATTCAACGATTTCTGTAATCAGCACAGATGAAATGCTGAACAGCGTAATTAGTGAAATGAAAATGTTTGATCCAGACGTAATAATTATGTCTGCCGCACCGTCAGATTTCAAACCAATTCAAACACAAACGAAAAAAATCAGTAGCGATAAACCTCTGACTCTTTCGCTTGAGCCTACACCCAAAATACTGAAAGAAATAGTGAGTAGGAAAAAAGAGAGTAGTGTTGTTATTTCATTTGCTGCAGATACCGTTGATAGCGATGAAGAGCTCATCAAAAAAGCAACCGAAAAGATAGAAAAGTATAGAGTTGATGCAGTTGTTGCAAATAATGTTAGCAGAAAAGACATAGGTTTTTCGTCTGATTTTAATGAAGTTATAATCGTCAAAAATGATGGCGAAATAGAAAAAATTCCAAGATCAGAAAAGAAAATAGTTGCGAGAAAGCTAATAGATGTTGTTGGTGAAATTATTGAGAAGAAACGGAGAAGATAG
- a CDS encoding pantoate kinase: MRRNGEDRCIKIAHHISTFWAPVYKDNELYTGSIGAGILISPYAIACLNEESSFEEPSDLIKEIDKMMGREKSLHFKYIDELPPAYGYARSASLAIGYTFLSFIYENKKFTLFDIGRIAHVAEVRSKTGLGDVSAILGGRKIPIRLKAGAPGISLVDSLMIREKISIITIPLKKISTKDMLKNKEREFYNAGMEAMRLFLDEPDFEKLVTLAYDFSKKTGMLSEEVESVIKEVTKSVGIIGYFIKKGIVVLFAEEGTEDDVIEMAKKKLKTQPFKHKLLDTGIVV, translated from the coding sequence TTGAGAAGAAACGGAGAAGATAGATGTATTAAAATTGCTCATCATATTTCTACTTTTTGGGCTCCTGTATACAAAGATAATGAACTTTATACTGGATCAATTGGTGCGGGAATTCTGATTTCTCCATATGCAATTGCATGCTTAAATGAGGAATCGAGTTTTGAAGAACCTAGCGATTTGATAAAAGAAATCGACAAAATGATGGGAAGAGAAAAAAGCTTGCATTTTAAGTATATAGATGAACTTCCTCCCGCTTACGGCTATGCTAGAAGCGCATCATTAGCTATAGGATACACTTTTCTTTCTTTCATATATGAAAATAAGAAATTCACACTATTTGATATAGGAAGAATAGCTCATGTTGCAGAAGTTAGATCAAAAACAGGACTTGGCGATGTGAGTGCAATATTGGGAGGAAGAAAAATCCCAATAAGGCTTAAGGCTGGTGCTCCGGGAATATCACTTGTTGATTCTCTTATGATAAGAGAAAAGATATCAATAATAACAATACCATTGAAGAAAATAAGCACGAAAGACATGCTAAAAAATAAGGAAAGAGAATTTTACAACGCTGGCATGGAAGCCATGAGGCTTTTTTTAGATGAACCTGATTTTGAAAAGCTCGTTACGCTTGCATATGATTTTAGCAAAAAGACTGGCATGTTAAGCGAAGAGGTAGAATCGGTTATAAAAGAAGTAACAAAAAGTGTTGGCATTATCGGGTATTTTATTAAGAAAGGCATAGTTGTATTATTTGCTGAAGAAGGTACAGAAGATGATGTTATAGAAATGGCAAAAAAGAAGCTTAAAACTCAGCCGTTTAAGCATAAACTCCTTGACACAGGTATAGTTGTTTAA
- a CDS encoding 4-phosphopantoate--beta-alanine ligase, whose product MEYVPRDHPRYRSLMEREKIIEGFKNGIVVINGLISQGRGEAFDYIIGEKTIPLAEDSIEVAVAMLLLSNYPVISVNGNAAALVPDEIINLSNIIDAKIEVNLFYRTEERVKKIVDFLKERGAKEVLGLEYVEGIPGLSSERRKVDPRGILKADVVLVMLEDGDRTEALKKIGKRVIAIDLNPFSRTSMAADVSIMDNVTRAIPLMIDKARIMKKLPKEELKKKISNYNNRRRLGEYIIYIKERLENEAKRLMSFP is encoded by the coding sequence ATGGAGTATGTTCCTAGGGATCATCCTAGATATAGAAGCCTTATGGAGAGGGAAAAGATAATCGAAGGTTTCAAAAATGGGATAGTCGTAATAAATGGGTTGATCTCTCAGGGAAGAGGAGAAGCATTTGATTATATAATAGGAGAAAAAACGATACCTCTAGCAGAAGATTCTATAGAGGTGGCTGTTGCTATGCTTTTACTTTCTAACTATCCTGTCATCTCAGTTAATGGAAATGCGGCTGCCCTGGTACCTGATGAAATAATTAATCTTTCAAATATAATTGACGCAAAGATAGAGGTTAATCTTTTTTACAGAACAGAAGAAAGGGTTAAAAAAATAGTAGATTTTCTAAAGGAAAGAGGAGCAAAGGAAGTTTTAGGACTTGAGTATGTTGAAGGTATACCGGGATTATCTAGCGAAAGAAGAAAGGTTGATCCTCGGGGAATATTAAAGGCGGATGTTGTTTTGGTTATGCTAGAAGATGGAGATAGAACTGAAGCTTTAAAAAAGATTGGGAAAAGAGTGATAGCAATCGACCTAAACCCATTTTCACGTACATCAATGGCCGCAGATGTAAGTATAATGGACAATGTTACTAGAGCTATACCGCTTATGATAGATAAAGCCAGGATAATGAAAAAACTGCCAAAAGAAGAATTAAAGAAGAAAATTAGTAATTATAATAACAGAAGAAGACTTGGAGAGTACATTATATACATAAAAGAAAGGTTAGAAAATGAAGCAAAGAGATTAATGAGCTTTCCTTAA
- a CDS encoding rubrerythrin family protein: MVRAMTKDALIAAFGGESMAHMRYQIFADIAEKEGFKNVSRLFRGIAYAEKVHASNHYNALREYNEDQIAHSGVPIGPGNTSKNLELAIRGEEFEVKEMYPVYIDIAKMQGENEALKSFNFALKAEEIHAELYKQAKKDVDSGKDFNLKGRVYVCPVCGYTYVGEEPPERCPICGAKREMFRDF, encoded by the coding sequence ATGGTAAGAGCTATGACCAAAGATGCTTTAATAGCTGCTTTTGGAGGAGAATCTATGGCTCATATGAGATACCAGATTTTTGCGGATATAGCAGAAAAAGAAGGTTTTAAAAATGTTTCTAGGCTCTTTCGGGGAATAGCATATGCTGAGAAAGTACATGCTTCCAACCATTATAATGCTCTAAGAGAGTACAATGAAGACCAAATTGCTCATTCAGGTGTACCAATAGGTCCAGGAAACACAAGCAAAAATCTTGAGCTTGCAATAAGGGGAGAAGAATTTGAAGTAAAAGAAATGTATCCTGTTTATATTGATATCGCAAAAATGCAGGGAGAAAATGAAGCGTTGAAAAGCTTTAACTTCGCTTTGAAAGCAGAAGAGATCCATGCAGAACTTTACAAGCAGGCAAAGAAAGATGTGGACTCAGGAAAAGACTTTAATTTGAAGGGAAGAGTTTATGTATGTCCTGTATGTGGATACACGTATGTAGGAGAAGAGCCGCCGGAAAGATGCCCAATCTGCGGAGCAAAGAGAGAGATGTTTAGAGACTTTTAA
- a CDS encoding Sjogren's syndrome/scleroderma autoantigen 1 family protein: protein MSKDDVVKKSAELLRQGATMLSLTCPICGSPLFKLKNGDIVCPIHGKVIIARDEREVKEKLSVNIYDSIIEIAYKRLKELSKKIIDSEDMENESKIADLLYKWMNIIEKAKRLKEEQSKQI from the coding sequence ATGAGTAAGGATGATGTTGTTAAAAAAAGCGCTGAGCTACTTAGGCAAGGAGCCACTATGCTTTCTTTAACCTGCCCAATATGCGGTTCTCCCTTATTTAAACTTAAAAACGGAGATATTGTTTGCCCTATACATGGAAAGGTAATTATCGCAAGAGATGAAAGAGAGGTAAAGGAAAAACTTTCAGTGAACATTTACGACAGTATTATAGAAATTGCCTACAAAAGACTTAAAGAATTGAGCAAAAAAATCATCGACTCAGAGGATATGGAAAATGAATCAAAAATAGCTGATCTTCTTTATAAATGGATGAATATTATAGAAAAGGCAAAAAGGCTAAAAGAAGAGCAGAGTAAACAAATTTAA
- the tes gene encoding tetraether lipid synthase Tes: MTESSKVNNEKSLNSAMTPISKMEGKTVVIEGKTIGIGGKIPELKEGEKIVRVTQSVCPYCERLIPAIIVERNDKLYIRKVCPEHGEFEDLYYGSAKIYYRFLKYQEEGRGTNIYVPLSAPCPFNCGLCPMHKNHTALANIVVTNRCDLSCWYCFFFAEKAGYVYEPTIEQLREQVRALKKQKVTLAIQITGGEPLMRDDIVDIIKMFKEEGVRHIQLNTEAIPLAELYRKNPEEAIKWAKELREAGVNTIYMSFDGVSPKTNPKNHWDIPFIFDAFRKSGMTSVVLVPTVIKSVNDEDLGNIVKFAAENMDIVRGVNFQPVSLTGRMKQHEVEKFRITIPDLIRLLEEQTDGQIKSESWYPIPVAAKFARFIEAITGKEQFLMANHIACGAATYVIVERNNDGSFKRFHSITDFLDVDGFIEYLDEKKERIENSGKFMTYVQLAGMLMQIGKFIKQDKLPNGQSLKKLLYKIITERSYSALGEFHYSLLFLGTMHFMDQYNYDVQRVMRCNIHYTSPDGRVIPFCAYNVLNDIYRDPILRKNGMSLEEWNAKKWKHRYGISEKYVLSAKEIQEIKEHPLYKKTYSSFLK, from the coding sequence ATGACTGAAAGTTCTAAAGTTAACAACGAGAAAAGCCTCAATAGTGCAATGACTCCAATTTCTAAAATGGAAGGAAAAACTGTTGTAATAGAAGGTAAAACTATAGGAATAGGAGGCAAAATTCCCGAACTGAAGGAGGGGGAAAAGATAGTAAGGGTCACGCAGAGCGTTTGTCCATACTGTGAAAGACTGATTCCTGCTATAATTGTAGAAAGAAATGACAAGCTCTATATAAGAAAGGTTTGTCCTGAGCATGGAGAATTTGAAGATCTTTACTATGGAAGTGCAAAAATATACTATAGGTTTTTGAAGTATCAAGAAGAGGGAAGAGGGACTAATATCTACGTTCCTCTTTCAGCACCATGTCCTTTTAATTGTGGACTGTGTCCTATGCATAAGAACCATACAGCACTTGCTAATATAGTTGTAACGAATAGGTGCGATCTTTCATGTTGGTATTGCTTCTTCTTTGCCGAAAAAGCTGGTTATGTTTATGAGCCTACTATAGAACAACTGAGGGAGCAGGTTAGAGCACTGAAGAAGCAGAAAGTAACTTTAGCTATACAGATTACCGGCGGAGAGCCTTTAATGAGAGACGATATTGTTGATATAATTAAGATGTTTAAAGAAGAGGGGGTAAGGCATATTCAGTTGAATACGGAAGCTATACCTTTAGCTGAGCTGTACAGAAAGAATCCTGAGGAGGCAATAAAATGGGCAAAAGAGCTTAGGGAAGCCGGTGTTAACACGATATATATGAGCTTCGATGGAGTCTCACCAAAGACAAATCCGAAAAATCACTGGGACATACCCTTCATATTTGATGCTTTTAGAAAAAGCGGTATGACAAGTGTAGTGTTGGTTCCAACAGTTATTAAATCTGTTAATGATGAAGACCTAGGTAATATAGTAAAATTTGCAGCAGAGAACATGGATATAGTAAGAGGAGTAAACTTTCAGCCGGTAAGCCTCACTGGAAGAATGAAGCAACACGAGGTTGAAAAGTTCAGAATAACCATACCAGATCTAATCAGATTACTTGAAGAGCAAACAGATGGACAAATAAAAAGCGAATCGTGGTATCCAATACCTGTTGCAGCAAAGTTTGCAAGATTCATTGAGGCGATAACTGGCAAGGAGCAGTTTTTAATGGCCAATCACATAGCATGTGGCGCTGCTACATATGTAATTGTAGAAAGAAACAATGATGGAAGCTTTAAGAGGTTCCACTCAATTACAGATTTTCTAGATGTAGATGGATTTATTGAGTACTTAGATGAAAAGAAAGAGAGGATTGAAAACTCCGGTAAATTCATGACATACGTACAACTTGCTGGCATGCTAATGCAGATAGGAAAATTCATTAAACAGGATAAGTTACCTAATGGGCAAAGCCTCAAAAAGCTTTTGTATAAAATAATAACTGAGAGAAGTTATAGTGCATTAGGCGAGTTTCACTACTCTTTGCTATTCTTGGGCACGATGCACTTTATGGATCAATATAACTATGATGTACAAAGAGTAATGAGGTGCAATATTCACTATACATCTCCTGATGGAAGAGTGATACCCTTCTGCGCATACAATGTCTTAAATGATATATACAGAGACCCTATTCTCAGGAAAAATGGAATGTCTCTTGAAGAATGGAATGCGAAAAAGTGGAAGCATAGATATGGAATAAGCGAGAAATATGTCTTGAGTGCAAAAGAAATCCAAGAAATAAAAGAGCATCCGCTTTATAAGAAGACCTATAGTTCATTTTTAAAATAA
- a CDS encoding THUMP domain-containing protein, translating into MRREPFNLIITHYPGYDNFVVAREQIKNIIENIRIVDTSQSIILAIVDEPYATIEKIKSLELKETPILRIIPVDRVTDIFVDRVKEVIHELFNTKVKKEETFKIKLDGHLYKRQEGSIEKIHKDEAIKILAEGLENPVNLKSPSWLVYVKTLRMYKATELASITVTKPENIISLAPKE; encoded by the coding sequence GTGAGAAGGGAACCTTTTAATTTAATAATAACCCATTACCCCGGTTATGATAATTTTGTAGTAGCCAGAGAGCAGATAAAAAACATCATTGAAAACATAAGAATTGTTGATACCTCACAAAGCATCATATTAGCCATTGTTGATGAGCCATATGCTACAATTGAAAAAATTAAAAGCCTTGAGCTAAAAGAGACGCCTATTTTAAGAATCATTCCTGTAGATAGAGTTACTGATATTTTTGTTGATAGAGTAAAAGAGGTTATACATGAACTGTTTAATACAAAGGTAAAGAAAGAAGAGACCTTCAAAATAAAGCTAGACGGTCACCTCTATAAAAGACAAGAAGGATCTATCGAAAAAATACACAAAGATGAAGCAATAAAAATACTTGCAGAAGGTCTTGAAAACCCGGTGAACCTAAAGTCTCCTTCCTGGCTTGTGTATGTAAAGACTCTCAGGATGTATAAAGCAACTGAGCTAGCTAGTATAACAGTAACAAAGCCTGAAAACATAATAAGTTTAGCTCCTAAAGAATAA
- a CDS encoding phosphopentomutase/phosphoglucosamine mutase produces MSGSSRLFGTDGIRGKYLEKVKPGLAYDIGLAVAAHVGGRGTITIGHDIRTTSPLLALSAGSGAMSGGTDAIFLGMVPTPVLAYSVPHTKSKAGIMITASHNPPPDNGIKVFQYNGMEYTERMEDELERIIQVKSEVHASWDQVGRLINAPEIGEDYVDELSSMMSPRTVKYVPRVYVDCSNGAASNYTPRLLRKMGAKVFSANCHPDGYFPAHEPEPRQDVLEPLINVAQPLSPDVILAHDGDADRLSALTIKRGFIKQDHLIALYAKEKLLEGKGTIIVSVDVGNSVSDIVEKYGGRLVRAKLGKLHEKLLEYPGALFAAEPWKLIDPKWGMWVDGIYQAIYLTKLMMEEGLSLDGLLSDIPCYPWARISIPIINDGEKKRELYMLIEENILSTFDGYKTLTKVDGIRLDFDDKTWFLIRMSGTEPKIRLYAEAPTTQKLEELVDKLSKIINEISSKLGVKLGNYNVNKGT; encoded by the coding sequence ATGAGTGGAAGCTCAAGGCTTTTTGGAACTGATGGTATAAGAGGTAAATATCTAGAAAAAGTCAAACCTGGTCTAGCATATGATATTGGACTTGCTGTAGCAGCTCATGTAGGTGGAAGGGGAACTATAACAATTGGACATGATATAAGAACAACAAGTCCTCTTCTCGCATTAAGCGCAGGTTCCGGAGCAATGAGTGGTGGAACAGACGCGATATTCTTAGGAATGGTCCCGACACCCGTTTTAGCATACAGCGTTCCACACACAAAAAGCAAAGCAGGTATTATGATAACTGCTAGCCATAATCCCCCTCCAGACAACGGGATAAAGGTATTTCAATATAATGGAATGGAATATACGGAAAGAATGGAAGACGAACTTGAAAGGATAATACAAGTAAAGTCCGAAGTTCATGCATCTTGGGATCAAGTTGGAAGGCTTATAAATGCACCTGAAATTGGAGAAGATTACGTTGATGAACTGTCCTCCATGATGTCCCCTAGAACGGTAAAATATGTGCCAAGGGTATATGTCGATTGCAGTAATGGCGCTGCATCTAACTATACACCAAGACTCTTAAGAAAAATGGGAGCAAAGGTCTTTTCTGCAAATTGCCATCCTGATGGATATTTTCCCGCACATGAACCGGAACCGAGACAAGACGTTCTTGAGCCTTTAATAAATGTGGCCCAGCCTTTATCTCCGGATGTGATATTAGCACATGACGGGGACGCAGACAGACTATCTGCTTTAACTATAAAGAGGGGATTTATAAAACAAGATCACTTAATTGCGCTTTATGCAAAAGAAAAACTCCTTGAAGGCAAAGGCACAATAATAGTTAGTGTCGACGTTGGAAATAGCGTTAGTGATATTGTAGAAAAATATGGAGGAAGGTTGGTAAGAGCAAAATTAGGAAAACTCCACGAAAAGCTTCTTGAATATCCAGGTGCTTTATTTGCTGCAGAGCCGTGGAAGCTTATTGATCCTAAATGGGGCATGTGGGTAGACGGGATATATCAGGCAATTTACCTTACAAAGTTAATGATGGAAGAAGGACTCAGTTTAGATGGGCTTCTAAGTGATATACCATGTTATCCATGGGCAAGAATAAGTATTCCTATAATTAATGATGGAGAGAAGAAAAGAGAGCTATATATGTTGATTGAAGAGAACATCCTGAGTACCTTTGATGGTTATAAAACTTTAACAAAGGTTGATGGAATTAGGTTGGATTTTGATGACAAAACCTGGTTTTTAATAAGAATGAGCGGTACGGAACCGAAAATTAGGCTATATGCTGAAGCGCCTACCACGCAGAAGCTTGAAGAGCTAGTCGATAAACTCAGTAAGATAATAAATGAAATATCATCAAAGCTTGGCGTAAAGCTCGGTAACTACAACGTAAACAAAGGCACATAA
- a CDS encoding AIR synthase-related protein, with protein sequence MSGKLPISALEKIVLSYTGIKDNRVLVGAKVGEDASIIDIGNEKVIVTHVDPITSAIDSIGWLSIHVVANDIVSSGARPRWFLTVLLLPVGTSYDDIIKIMSGINEALKEINGTLVGGHTEFTDSVNRSVIITTAIGEASKNQVRLTGMAQPGDYIIMTKYAALEATALAALDHGDLLVKSGVSSDEINFAKSLIRKISVYKEAMLLSENGLANSMHDPTEGGIIASSFEMAYASRNDVRIYLDKIPVLPLTFKILKIIGADPLTSLSSGSLLATVPKEKANEAIGLLKDNGIECTIIGEVLKGGGKLRIVKKSSEEVIIDDIPQDSYINAIERRKI encoded by the coding sequence GTGTCAGGAAAGCTCCCTATTTCTGCTTTAGAAAAAATAGTTTTAAGCTATACAGGAATAAAAGATAATAGAGTCCTCGTAGGTGCAAAAGTAGGCGAAGATGCATCTATTATTGATATAGGAAATGAAAAAGTTATAGTAACACATGTAGATCCTATTACATCCGCTATTGATAGCATTGGTTGGCTTTCAATTCATGTTGTTGCTAACGATATAGTTTCCAGTGGAGCAAGGCCTAGATGGTTTCTAACAGTATTACTTCTTCCTGTTGGAACAAGTTATGATGACATAATAAAGATAATGTCAGGAATAAATGAAGCTTTAAAGGAGATAAATGGAACCCTTGTAGGCGGACATACAGAATTTACAGATTCAGTTAATAGATCAGTCATAATAACAACTGCTATAGGTGAGGCATCGAAGAATCAGGTAAGGCTTACAGGAATGGCTCAGCCGGGAGACTATATTATTATGACTAAATATGCAGCATTGGAAGCAACAGCCTTGGCCGCCTTAGATCATGGCGATCTGCTAGTAAAATCAGGAGTTTCGAGTGATGAAATAAATTTTGCAAAAAGTCTTATCAGAAAGATTTCAGTATATAAAGAAGCAATGTTGCTAAGCGAAAATGGCTTAGCAAATAGCATGCATGATCCTACTGAGGGTGGAATCATAGCGTCTTCCTTTGAAATGGCATATGCCTCCAGAAACGATGTCAGAATATATTTAGATAAGATTCCAGTGCTCCCATTGACATTTAAAATTCTTAAAATAATAGGGGCTGATCCTCTAACTTCGCTCTCAAGTGGATCTTTACTGGCAACTGTTCCAAAAGAAAAGGCCAACGAAGCTATCGGTCTTTTAAAAGACAATGGAATAGAGTGCACAATTATAGGAGAGGTTTTGAAAGGTGGAGGAAAATTAAGGATAGTAAAGAAAAGCTCAGAAGAGGTTATTATTGATGATATACCACAGGACAGCTACATAAATGCTATTGAAAGACGAAAAATATGA
- the hxlB gene encoding 6-phospho-3-hexuloisomerase, with the protein MEYEYEAMKEIATFINKSIDELKFDEVDRVVKRLVDAYNSKSKILVMGAGRSGLVGRAFAMRLMHLGFNSYVLGDTITPSISKGDIVVAISGSGRTELIITAARAAKKTGAEIIAVTSFLNSPLGEISDLVLEVPGRTKLADEHDYFARQILGIHEPLAPLGTLFEDTALVVLDGIVVGLMYRLGKKEEDLKQKHANIEL; encoded by the coding sequence ATGGAGTACGAATATGAAGCTATGAAGGAAATAGCAACGTTCATTAATAAATCAATAGATGAGCTCAAATTTGACGAAGTGGATAGAGTTGTGAAAAGGCTAGTTGATGCTTATAACTCTAAGAGCAAAATATTAGTTATGGGTGCTGGAAGAAGTGGTCTGGTTGGAAGAGCTTTTGCAATGAGACTGATGCATTTAGGATTTAATAGTTACGTCCTTGGCGATACTATAACTCCAAGCATTTCAAAGGGAGATATAGTAGTGGCGATTAGTGGTTCAGGGAGAACTGAGCTCATTATTACTGCAGCAAGAGCGGCAAAAAAGACTGGAGCCGAAATAATTGCAGTGACATCTTTTTTAAATAGCCCGCTTGGGGAAATATCTGATTTAGTTTTAGAGGTTCCAGGAAGGACAAAGCTTGCAGACGAACACGATTACTTTGCTAGGCAAATTCTGGGAATTCATGAGCCTCTCGCTCCTCTCGGAACTCTTTTCGAAGATACGGCACTTGTTGTACTAGATGGCATAGTTGTTGGTTTAATGTACAGATTAGGAAAGAAAGAAGAAGACTTAAAGCAGAAACACGCTAATATTGAACTTTAA